A region of the Pricia mediterranea genome:
GATTTTGAAAATCCCCGAAAAGTAAAACTATATGACTATAAAAGTAAGGACATAACGATTACCAACCCGAAATCGAAAAAATGGCTCACTGATTCTTACGACGTCAATACCTACGATTACCGGAAAAGAAAGTACACCGAAAATGTGCTGCTTCCCAGGGTGGGATACGACGGAGATACCGGGTTTCGAATCGGACTTCAAGACCGGTTCAGAACCTATGGACTTGCGAACAACCCCTTCAGCACCCAACATACCGTAGGGGCGGAATATTATTTTGCTACGACGGGCTTCGCCCTAGCGTACACCCCCGAATTCGCCCATGTCTTCAAAAACTGGAACCTCGGGTTCGACTTGGGTTATGCGAGCCCCAATTTTACCATGAATTACTTTGGCAGGGGTAACGGTAGTAGTTATGATAGTGAGAACCGCGACCGGGATTACAATCGGGTACGTATCCGGCAGTGGTCGGCATCACCCTATCTGGTACATACCCGAAACGGAAGCAGCTTCACTTTGAGAACCAAGTTGGAGGCGAAAAAAGTTTCCGATGATAACGAGCGCTATATTGGGCAGGTCTTTTCTTCCGTCAACGATGTCTATGATCAACAGCGCTACCTAACGGCCGCGGCGGGGTACGCTTACGAGAATATCGATAATCCCGCTTTCCCCGCCCGGGGCATGAAATTCGATATGGAGCTAGGTTACACCGCCAATCTTGAGGGGAACACCAACCGCTTCGGATATGTGAAGCCGTCCTTGACGCTGATGTATCCCCTACATCCCAGTAAAATTGCCGTATTGGCTACCAAAATTGCGGGACATGCGATCATAGGGAATACCTATGAGTTCTACCACGCGGCCCTTTTAGGGGGCAACCATAGCTTACGCGCTTATCGGAACGAGAGGTTCAATGGCCAGACCGCCTTTTATCAAAGTACGGATTTGCGGGTGGGCATCTCTAGGTTCAGGACCAATTTTATTCCCATACAGATCGGGGTGAGTGCCGGTTTCGACTACGGTAGGGTATGGTCCGATAATGACCAATCGGAAAAATGGCACAACGATTTCGGCGGATCGATCTGGGTCACGGGCTTTAGCGCCTTGACCGGTAACCTCGGTTTCTACCACGGAAACGAGGGCAATCGTTTTCAGGCCAGTCTTGGGTTCAACTTCTAATATTTGTTCACAAGAACACCTGACCGATTTGAATGAACGCTTTCACGTAGAGCCTCTCGATTCCGCTCGAGACAGGCTTAATCGAGATGTTTTGGTTCGGGCTTTCGACATGCTCGTTGGAACCTTGTAACTTTCACGAAGAGGAAACGGCACCAAGGGTGTAGAGCTGCTCCATGGTGGGGGCTTCACTGCCGCCGGCAGGTTCAAGCGTGATTCCGAACGCCTCGGACTCGTTGGGATTGTTCAGGGTGAACACCTTGTTTTCGTCCGCAGCAAAATCCTCAAGAAGCCCGACGCTTGTGGGGGTGAGGGGGTCCATTTTTAGGGACCATACCTGATAGACCATATCTTCGGGCGGTTCGGGCAGGCCTTGGGCGTCGATGAGCACTTTGTTCTGCTCTTTGTTCCAATACGCCTTCGCGTAGGCATCCGGCGAAACCTCTTGGCCTCCTAGCGGGATGACGCTGACGTTTTTATCCCTCAGTTCCTCCAACAGCGTTTCGGTATTGGCAAGGGAATTCCGGGCCTCGAAAATTTGCTGTTCCAACACTTCATACTGTCCCTTGACGGTTTGGATTTCCGATTTGAGCTGGTCGTTCTGAACGTAGAACCAGACCAGTCCAGCGCCGAAAAGTAGTGCGGCAGCCCACCCAATATAGGCCGACAGGTTCGATTTGCGTTCCTTTGGCAACTGTACGACCTGGGTCTCTGTTTTTCCTGTATCCCCGATGCGTGCCTGTACGTCTTCGAAACCTTTGCGCTCGCTGTAGTTGGGGGCCACGGTTTTGGTCAGTTCGAGAATTGCCGCTTCAATGGCAAGAATTTCCCGCTTGATTTCAGGGTGTTCCAAGGCAAGCTGGTATACCTCTACATTTTCCTCTTCCGATAACAATCCTGCTACGTAAAGTTCCAACACCCCTGATGCTATGTATTCCTTTATTTCCATTCCAACGTCATGTTTTTCCTTAGTTTAGAAATGCAGCTCCTGTTTCTGGTCTTGACGGTGCCTAGGGGAATATCCAGTTCTTTCGATGCCTCCTTTTGGGTAAATCCCCTGAAATAGAGCAACTCAATGATCTGAAGACATTTCTTCTTTAAATTGAGCACCAATTTTTGCAAGGATGAGGTGTCGATTTCTGGTTCGTTCGTTTGCTGGCCGATATCCGCCCTGTTCAAAATACCTACGAAGTAAT
Encoded here:
- a CDS encoding anti-sigma factor translates to MEIKEYIASGVLELYVAGLLSEEENVEVYQLALEHPEIKREILAIEAAILELTKTVAPNYSERKGFEDVQARIGDTGKTETQVVQLPKERKSNLSAYIGWAAALLFGAGLVWFYVQNDQLKSEIQTVKGQYEVLEQQIFEARNSLANTETLLEELRDKNVSVIPLGGQEVSPDAYAKAYWNKEQNKVLIDAQGLPEPPEDMVYQVWSLKMDPLTPTSVGLLEDFAADENKVFTLNNPNESEAFGITLEPAGGSEAPTMEQLYTLGAVSSS